From a single Sediminibacterium sp. KACHI17 genomic region:
- a CDS encoding FAD-linked oxidase C-terminal domain-containing protein, whose translation MEVLDGKGLITAAHLEKFKSIIGDAYVLADEENLNHYGHDETERLLYLPEVVLKPRTAEEIAAIMCICNQDRIPVTPRGAGTGLSGGALPHLGGVLLSTERMNSILSIDERNLQVMTEPGVITEVLQNAVKEKGLFYPPDPSSRGSCFIGGNIAENSGGPKAVKYGVVKDYVLNLEVVLPNGEIIWTGANVLKNSTGYNLTQLMVGSEGTLGIVTKIVLKLIPFPKYDLLMLVPFASLEKASEAVSAIFRAGFVPSALELVEIDALKIVSQMVDSTAVPVDDSIAAHLIIEVDGNNMDVLMSEMESIAELLTQFDAGEIFFADDAQQKAELWKLRRRVAEAVKTSGYTIEEDTVVPRAELPALIKGVKELGKQYGFHAVCYGHAGDGNLHIRINHPTIKNSHGNEEMTTALRALFELVQRLGGTISGEHGIGLIQKPYLSTVFRDANMHLMREIKKAFDPNNILNAGKIFDLN comes from the coding sequence ATGGAGGTTCTTGACGGAAAAGGATTGATTACAGCCGCACATTTAGAAAAATTCAAATCTATCATTGGAGATGCTTATGTATTGGCAGACGAAGAAAATCTGAATCATTATGGGCATGATGAAACTGAACGACTTCTGTATTTACCGGAAGTGGTATTAAAACCCAGAACAGCAGAAGAGATCGCTGCGATCATGTGTATCTGTAACCAAGATCGCATTCCCGTTACACCCAGAGGTGCCGGTACCGGTTTAAGTGGTGGCGCATTACCTCATTTGGGCGGGGTTTTATTATCAACAGAAAGAATGAACAGCATTCTATCGATTGATGAAAGAAACCTGCAAGTAATGACCGAACCCGGTGTGATCACCGAAGTATTACAAAATGCAGTGAAGGAAAAAGGTTTATTCTATCCTCCCGATCCCAGCAGCCGAGGCAGTTGTTTTATCGGTGGTAATATCGCAGAAAACAGTGGCGGACCAAAAGCCGTAAAATATGGAGTGGTTAAAGATTATGTATTGAATCTGGAAGTGGTGCTTCCGAATGGCGAGATCATCTGGACAGGGGCCAATGTTTTAAAAAATTCAACCGGTTATAATCTCACCCAATTAATGGTAGGTAGTGAAGGCACATTGGGCATTGTTACAAAAATTGTATTGAAGCTCATCCCCTTCCCTAAATATGACCTGCTGATGCTGGTACCATTTGCCTCTTTGGAAAAAGCAAGTGAAGCCGTGAGTGCCATTTTCCGTGCGGGTTTTGTACCAAGTGCGCTGGAGTTAGTTGAGATAGATGCATTAAAGATCGTGAGTCAAATGGTGGATAGTACCGCTGTTCCTGTTGATGATTCTATTGCTGCACATCTCATTATAGAAGTAGATGGAAATAACATGGATGTTTTGATGAGTGAAATGGAATCCATCGCAGAACTATTGACTCAATTTGATGCAGGTGAAATATTTTTTGCTGATGACGCACAACAAAAGGCTGAGCTCTGGAAACTTCGTCGTCGTGTAGCAGAAGCTGTAAAGACCAGTGGATATACCATTGAAGAAGATACCGTTGTTCCACGTGCTGAATTACCTGCATTGATCAAAGGTGTGAAAGAACTTGGCAAACAGTATGGCTTCCATGCTGTTTGTTATGGACATGCCGGGGATGGTAATTTACACATCAGGATCAATCACCCGACCATCAAAAATAGTCATGGTAATGAAGAAATGACCACTGCCCTTCGAGCGCTTTTTGAACTGGTACAACGTTTAGGAGGTACGATCAGTGGAGAGCATGGTATCGGACTTATTCAAAAGCCATACCTGTCAACCGTTTTCCGTGATGCAAATATGCACCTGATGAGAGAGATCAAAAAGGCATTTGATCCTAACAATATTTTAAATGCCGGAAAGATTTTTGACCTCAACTAG
- the pckA gene encoding phosphoenolpyruvate carboxykinase (ATP) yields MTESMTQLNLQQITALGLTGAHQLHYQLSPEVLTEQTVLRNQGILNDTGALCINTGEFTGRSPQDKFIVKDSITADTVHWNNFNIAIEEKYFFQLKEKMLHYLNGKDEIWVRDAYACADPAYRMNIRVINENPWSNLFAYNMFLRPTEQELENFQPEWHIIQAPGFKADPAVDGTRQHNFAIVSFTHKTILIGGTGYTGEMKKGIFTILNYVLPQQKNVLSMHCSANMGKDGDVAIFFGLSGTGKTTLSADPNRKLIGDDEHGWTANSVFNFEGGCYAKTIDLSEDKEPEIYHAIRPGALVENVGFENGSSKIDFASKKITENTRVSYPLHFISNAAEPSIGGLPKNIFFLTCDAYGVLPPISKLTPGQAMYQFISGYTAKVAGTEAGVTEPKSTFSACFGAPFLPLHPGKYAEMLGNKMRENKVNVWMINTGWSGGSYGVGSRMKLSYTRAMITAALNGDLDHVQFEAHPVFGMMMPVTCPNVPSEILNPRNTWADVNAYDAKAKDLAQQFINNFSKYAAGVSDEILKAAPNVNC; encoded by the coding sequence ATGACTGAATCTATGACCCAATTGAATCTGCAACAAATCACAGCATTAGGTTTAACCGGCGCCCATCAGCTTCATTATCAGCTAAGTCCGGAAGTATTGACTGAGCAAACGGTACTGAGAAACCAGGGAATATTGAATGATACTGGTGCCCTCTGTATCAATACCGGCGAGTTCACCGGTCGTTCTCCTCAGGATAAGTTCATTGTGAAAGACAGTATTACAGCAGATACTGTTCATTGGAATAATTTCAATATCGCCATCGAGGAGAAATACTTTTTTCAGTTAAAAGAAAAAATGCTCCATTATCTCAATGGAAAAGATGAGATATGGGTTCGTGATGCGTATGCTTGTGCAGATCCTGCTTATCGTATGAATATCCGTGTGATCAATGAAAATCCATGGAGTAATTTATTTGCTTACAACATGTTCCTGCGTCCAACAGAACAGGAATTGGAGAACTTTCAACCTGAGTGGCATATTATTCAGGCACCTGGTTTCAAAGCAGATCCTGCCGTAGATGGAACGCGTCAACATAATTTCGCGATCGTTTCTTTTACACATAAAACCATTCTTATTGGTGGTACAGGATATACGGGTGAAATGAAGAAAGGTATTTTCACCATTCTCAATTATGTATTACCCCAGCAAAAAAATGTATTGAGCATGCATTGCAGTGCCAATATGGGTAAAGATGGTGATGTTGCTATTTTCTTTGGATTGAGTGGAACCGGAAAGACAACATTGAGTGCTGATCCGAATCGTAAATTGATTGGTGATGATGAACATGGATGGACAGCCAACAGTGTCTTCAATTTTGAAGGTGGCTGTTATGCGAAAACCATTGACTTGAGTGAGGATAAAGAACCTGAGATCTATCACGCAATTCGTCCGGGTGCATTGGTTGAGAATGTTGGTTTTGAGAATGGTAGTTCTAAAATTGATTTTGCAAGTAAAAAGATCACTGAAAATACACGTGTAAGTTATCCGCTTCATTTTATCAGTAATGCAGCTGAGCCAAGTATCGGTGGATTACCAAAAAATATTTTCTTCCTTACATGTGATGCATATGGCGTATTGCCTCCGATCAGCAAATTAACGCCTGGTCAGGCCATGTACCAATTCATCAGCGGCTATACTGCTAAAGTTGCGGGAACAGAAGCGGGGGTTACTGAACCTAAGTCTACTTTCAGCGCATGTTTTGGAGCTCCTTTCCTGCCTTTACATCCCGGTAAATATGCAGAGATGTTGGGTAACAAAATGAGAGAAAACAAAGTAAATGTGTGGATGATCAATACCGGCTGGAGCGGTGGTTCATATGGTGTCGGAAGCCGAATGAAGCTTAGCTATACCAGAGCGATGATCACTGCTGCATTGAATGGAGATCTGGATCATGTTCAATTTGAAGCACATCCGGTATTTGGTATGATGATGCCTGTTACATGTCCAAACGTTCCTTCAGAAATTCTGAATCCACGTAATACTTGGGCTGATGTAAATGCATATGATGCTAAAGCAAAAGATCTGGCACAACAGTTTATCAATAATTTTTCAAAATATGCTGCAGGCGTTAGCGATGAAATTTTAAAGGCCGCTCCTAATGTTAACTGCTAA
- a CDS encoding DUF2490 domain-containing protein, translated as MKKLFLVLFLFITVVALRAQGVDIGTWNILNLRYQINQKWSAFGEGQIRSLKLYDQFHYYEYKGGINYRANNNLMISLAAGSYQTYKEGGNFLKPKNNDEFRIWPQILLTQSLGRFRIEQRYRAELRFTSNGYRNRFRYRVGLSYPLGAPSSANKPWQLYLNNELFFTDGEPFFERNRMAFGVQYKTSATTTLQLGFLHQFDYKINDETGRDFIQIGYFFELQRRGH; from the coding sequence ATGAAAAAACTATTCCTTGTTTTGTTCCTTTTTATCACAGTTGTAGCTCTAAGAGCACAAGGTGTAGACATTGGCACATGGAATATCTTGAATCTTCGTTATCAGATCAATCAAAAATGGAGTGCATTTGGCGAAGGGCAGATCCGTTCTTTGAAACTGTATGATCAGTTTCATTATTACGAATACAAAGGTGGAATCAATTATCGTGCAAACAATAATTTAATGATCTCACTCGCCGCAGGTTCCTATCAAACTTATAAAGAGGGTGGAAATTTTCTGAAACCTAAGAACAATGATGAATTCAGGATATGGCCGCAGATCTTACTGACACAATCCTTAGGCAGATTCAGAATAGAACAACGTTATCGAGCTGAGTTGAGATTTACGTCCAATGGCTATCGAAACAGGTTTCGGTATCGCGTAGGACTCTCTTATCCATTGGGAGCCCCATCATCAGCGAACAAACCATGGCAACTGTATCTCAACAATGAGCTTTTCTTCACAGATGGCGAACCATTTTTTGAAAGAAACAGAATGGCTTTTGGTGTGCAATACAAAACCTCTGCAACCACTACTCTTCAGCTGGGTTTTCTCCATCAATTTGATTACAAGATCAATGACGAAACCGGAAGAGATTTTATTCAGATCGGTTATTTCTTCGAATTACAGAGAAGAGGGCATTGA